In Microplitis mediator isolate UGA2020A chromosome 2, iyMicMedi2.1, whole genome shotgun sequence, a single window of DNA contains:
- the LOC130663025 gene encoding kelch domain-containing protein 10 homolog translates to MFKFKPFLLKKNPVAGSEKPSARRLILNTNNNNTITFYTYYAVQYVWSYNLSSRQYKLLEAIKYDDNRLPLNNNKMIGITSENNNLIICWMSGHLRSSPFVYLHTWNLITNHAYTVVTNNSDVILKYGAYPRNLIRHGDYYYTISADECYNKGFIFGVYRLHIASNSWECVYDLNELDSDSSPLTKVPKTLICDGKMIYCLVFTESDESLPLCKISGFNLVDSKWYILDTIGDDSAGNSCYPIQRNNFDVTQYKDPDTGDTYGILSGGTNYTDAFSDIWKINLKTLTWTCLGKFGLVLPHPIDFHSTTVTAAGRLVLCGGDYSFAKQNWRNNPTIYSAWLRVPKLTDICWDAVLHYCPDLPLKSEEEITSYGIPIKFFHSRIS, encoded by the exons atgttcaaattcAAACCTttccttttaaaaaaaaatccagtgGCCGGTTCTGAAAAACCATCTGCACGCAGGTTAATACTAAataccaataataataatacgatAACATTTTATACTTATTACGCCGTACAATATGTCTGGAGTTACAATCTATCATCGCGTCAGTATAAACTCTTAGAAGCGATTAAATATGACGACAATAGATTACCTCTCAATAACAACAAAATGATCGGCATTACTTctgaaaacaataatttgataatttgcTGGATGAGTGGTCATTTACGTTCATCACCATTTGTGTATTTACACACGTGGAACTTGATAACTAATCATGCTTATACGGTCGTTACTAACAATAGTGACGTAATATTGAAATATGGCGCGTACCCGAGAAATTTAATTCGTCATGGCGATTATTATTACACGATTTCCGCGGATGAATGTTATAATAAAGGATTTATTTTCGGAGTTTATCGATTGCATATCGCTAGTAATTCATGGGAGTGTGTGTACGACTTAAATGAATTAGATTCCGATTCAAGTCCGTTGACAAAAGTCCCAAAGACATTAATTTGTGATGGAAAAATGATTTACTGTTTGGTATTTACGGAGTCGGATGAATCGTTACCGCTGTGTAAAATATCGGGATTCAATTTAGTCGATTCTAAATGGTATATTTTAGACACTATTGGTGACGATAGTGCCGGTAATTCTTGTTACCCGATTCAGAGAAACAATTTTGATGTTACTCAGTACAAGGATCCAGATACTGGTGATACCTATGGTATTTTATCAGGTGGGACTAATTATACGGATGCCTTTAGTGATATTTGGaagataaatttgaaaactttaaCATGGACATGTCTTGGAAAATTTGGACTAGTGTTGCCTCATCCGATAGATTTTCATTCAACGACTGTCACTGCGGCTGGAAGGCTTGTACTTTGTGGTGGCGACTATTCGTTTGCTAAACAAAAt tggAGAAACAATCCAACAATTTATTCTGCTTGGTTGAGAGTTCCAAAACTTACGGATATTTGTTGGGATGCAGTTTTACATTATTGTCCAGATTTACCTTTGAAATCTGAAGAAGAAATAACATCATATGgtattccaataaaattttttcactctcGAATCAGttaa